TAAAGAATTATTAAAGCTTGATGAAGAAAATGAGTTTGCATTAAAAAATCAAAATGTTTTCATGCAAAAATTAAAACAGCAAAATAAAAAGTGGTGGCAAATTTGGAATTAAATTAGAGTTTGTTGATATATTCTTCAATATCTTTTTTGATTTTGTCTTTTTTGTCTTTTAAAGCTTGTTTTTTATTTTTATACTCTGTTTTACTCATATAATCTTTTTGTTTTTTTAATTCTTTTAACTCTTGTTCGATCTTTTCTATCTCTTGCTCTTTAAGTTTTTTAGCCTCTAATTTTTTATCATAAAAAAGAGGATCTTTTGTACAATCTGCCTGAACTTCTTTTAAGGCTAATTCTAAACTTAAAGCTTTTTCTTGATGATTGTAATTTTTAGCATAAACTATTTCTTTTTGAATTTGCTTTATTTTAACCTCACATTGCGTGGAAAATGCAAATGAGCAAAGTGTAAGTAAAATAAAAATTTTTCTCATATTATACCTTTTGTACCTTTTTAAAAATTTTTCTAAATTTTAAACCAAAATATTAAATATTTTTTATTTGGTATTTTTTATAAAAATATGAGTTTTAAATTTTGTTACATTTCCCCTTGCATCTATGTTAAACATTAAAGGTATAAAAGTTATAGTAGAGCTATTGTAAAGCTCATAATCTAGTTGAGAATTTTTTTGATAGGTTTTTAAAGTTTTATCAAAATCTATAATTTTTAAAATTTCTTGTTCTTGTAAGTAAAAATATAAAATATTATCTTGTATTTTCATTGAGTATTTAAAATTACTTTTATTAGTGAAATTAAATAATACTTCATCATAGTCTTTTTTTAATTTTAAGTATTCAGGATTAAAATTTTTATATATAGAAAGATTAGGATTGGAAAGTTTTGCTTGATTTTTTAAATGATTTAAATTATTTGCCTTTAAAAATTCATCAAAACTATAAGATTTATCATAATTTTTATCTAAATTATGTATAGTATTTTTAATATCTTTTATTTGATTATAGTATTGTTTGCTTTTAGAATAGTCAAGTTCTAGTTTTTTTTCTTGTATAATTTTTTCTAGTTTTTCTAATTGATATTTTTGAGAATATATACTTATATGGTTAGCAAAAAAACCTAAAAATAAAGATATTATTGCTAGTATGTAAAAAGAATACTTAGGTGCTTCATTTTGTTTAAATACGCTTAAAAAACTTGAAATTAAAAGCCATAAATTAAAAGTTAATACAGCTAAGCGTTCAGGTGTAAATCCATATTGTGTAATTCTAATTATAATAGCATAAAATACAAAACTTGTTAAAAATATTAAAAACACAAGAAAAATATAAAAAATAATTTTTTTAATTTTATAAAAAGATAAATTTATCCAAAAATTAAATAATAAAAAAACTCCAAACCAAAGACACAAATGAACGATACTAAGATTTTCTAAAAAGTTAAAAAGAACACCAATAGTATAACTAAAAAGCATAATAATATATAAAATGCTAAAAATATTAAGTATAAATATAAAAATTTTTTTAAATTTATAAGATGTAAAATTTCCAAGCAAAAATAAAGAGAAAAAACCTGCACTAAAAACCCAAAAAGACACAATGGTAGTGTTTAGATTAGATGAAGAAATATCAAATAAAAAGCAAAATGAAGTATAAAAAATTAATATAAATAAACCTAGAATAAGCCAAAAGCTTATACTGAAAAAAAGCGCTGCTAAAAAATAATGAAAATTGTTAAAATCGTATAATTTTCTTGCACATATTAAAGATATAAGTGTTAGTGCTAAAGATATATAAAGAGTATTTTGAGTGTAAAATAGCAAATAATCTTCATCTTGTTTGAAAATAAAGTGCAAAATTATATAGAAAATTAGCCCAAAAAATAAAATCCAAAAATTTGTTATACTTTTATAAGTCTGTGTTAAATTTTCTTTTGCTTTAAAAAATGTTTCACAAAAAATAATAAAAAGAGTTAAAAATAAAAAATCGCTACATTGATACGAATCATAAAAAAATCCTATAAAAAACCAAAAACATAAGTAGCAAATTGCACCAAATGGATGATTTTTTAAGGCTATATGAGTAGAATTAATAAAATTTTTAAACATGGATATTGTTTATTTCTTTGAGCAAAATTAATTTAAATCCCTCAAAGTCTGGTAAATTTAAATCCCTTACTTCTCTTTGTTGTTTTCCCCACATGCATTCAGGAAAAAAAGCATCTTCTTTAAAACGCGCCATAACATGAAAATGCACTCTTGGTACATAGTTTGCAAAGGAAGCTATGTTGATTTTTTCTGGGTTATAATGCTCTCTAAGGCTTAATTCGCAAGCTAAAACATACTGAAAAAGCATATTTTGTAAAAAGGTTGGACAATCACTTAATTCTCTGTAATTTTCTTTAGTAAAAATTTTTACCCAAGGAATTTGAGAATTTTCTTTTTCTATAAATAAATAATCATTTTCATAAATCATGCTAACTCTCAAGAAAAGACTAGGGTTATTCCTAGTCTTTTGATTATTTTTTTGGCCCTATCATTTTTGTAGGATCTACAAATTTAGCAAAGTCTTCCTCGCTTACTAAGCCAAGTTCCATAGCGCTTTCTTTTAAAGAAATGCCTTTTTTATGGGCATTTTTTGCTACTTTAGCTGCATTTTCATAACCAATGTGTGGATTTAATGCAGTTACTAGCATTAAAGAATTATGTAAATTATGATCTATTTTTTCTTTATTTGGCTCTATACCAACAGCACAGTGGATATTAAATGAGTGCATAGCATCAGCCAATAAATCAAGGCTTTGCAAGAAGTTATAAATAATCACAGGTTTAAAAACATTAAGCTCGAAATTTCCTTGGCTTGCTGCAAAACCAATTGCTGCATCATTTCCCATAACTTGTACTGCAACCATAGTTAAGGCTTCACACTGAGTAGGATTAACCTTACCTGGCATGATAGAACTTCCTGGTTCATTCTCAGGTATGTTTAACTCTCCAAGACCACATCTAGGACCACTTGCTAGCCATCTAATATCATTTGCTATTTTCATTAAATTCGCAGCTAAACCTTTCATAGCTCCATGGGTAAAATTAATTGCATCATGACTTGTTAGTGCATGGAATTTATTTGGACTTGAAATAAATTTAGTACCTATTAGCTTGCTTAATTCTTCGCTTACTTTTTCACTAAGTTCTGGATGAGCATTTAATCCTGTACCAACAGCTGTCCCGCCTATTGCAAGCTCTCTTAATGTAGGCAAAGAAGCGATGATTTGCTCTTTTGAATGAAGTAACATAGAGAGATATCCACTAAATTCTTGAGCTAGGGTAAGTGGTGTAGCATCTTGAAGGTGAGTTCTTCCTATTTTAATAATCCTTTCAAATTCTTTTACTTTCTTTTCAAAAGTGGCAATAAGCTCATCTAGAGCAGGGATAAGTTTTTTTTCTACTTGTTCTACTGAAACTATGCTCATAGCAGTTGGAAAAGTATCATTTGAGCTTTGGCTCATATTTACATGATCATTTGGGTGAACAAGTTTTTCTTTTCTAAAATCACCGCCCATAATTTCAGTAGCACGATTTGCTATAACTTCGTTCATATTCATATTGCTTTGAGTACCTGAACCTGTTTGCCATATTGCTAGTGGGAAGTTATCATCAAATTTTCCTGCTACAATTTCATCGCAAGCTTGCACAATAGCATTTTTTTTAGCATCGTCTAATTTGCCAAGTTTATTATTAACTAAAGCCAAAGATTTTTTAAGATTTGCAAAAGCATAAATTAAAACTTTTGGCATTTTTTCACAACCAATTTTAAAATTTTCAAAA
This genomic stretch from Campylobacter lari subsp. concheus harbors:
- a CDS encoding HIT family protein — translated: MIYENDYLFIEKENSQIPWVKIFTKENYRELSDCPTFLQNMLFQYVLACELSLREHYNPEKINIASFANYVPRVHFHVMARFKEDAFFPECMWGKQQREVRDLNLPDFEGFKLILLKEINNIHV
- the fumC gene encoding class II fumarate hydratase; protein product: MEYRIEHDTMGEIKVPNDKYWGAQTERSFENFKIGCEKMPKVLIYAFANLKKSLALVNNKLGKLDDAKKNAIVQACDEIVAGKFDDNFPLAIWQTGSGTQSNMNMNEVIANRATEIMGGDFRKEKLVHPNDHVNMSQSSNDTFPTAMSIVSVEQVEKKLIPALDELIATFEKKVKEFERIIKIGRTHLQDATPLTLAQEFSGYLSMLLHSKEQIIASLPTLRELAIGGTAVGTGLNAHPELSEKVSEELSKLIGTKFISSPNKFHALTSHDAINFTHGAMKGLAANLMKIANDIRWLASGPRCGLGELNIPENEPGSSIMPGKVNPTQCEALTMVAVQVMGNDAAIGFAASQGNFELNVFKPVIIYNFLQSLDLLADAMHSFNIHCAVGIEPNKEKIDHNLHNSLMLVTALNPHIGYENAAKVAKNAHKKGISLKESAMELGLVSEEDFAKFVDPTKMIGPKK
- a CDS encoding DUF1090 family protein gives rise to the protein MRKIFILLTLCSFAFSTQCEVKIKQIQKEIVYAKNYNHQEKALSLELALKEVQADCTKDPLFYDKKLEAKKLKEQEIEKIEQELKELKKQKDYMSKTEYKNKKQALKDKKDKIKKDIEEYINKL
- a CDS encoding DUF4153 domain-containing protein, whose protein sequence is MLFSYTIGVLFNFLENLSIVHLCLWFGVFLLFNFWINLSFYKIKKIIFYIFLVFLIFLTSFVFYAIIIRITQYGFTPERLAVLTFNLWLLISSFLSVFKQNEAPKYSFYILAIISLFLGFFANHISIYSQKYQLEKLEKIIQEKKLELDYSKSKQYYNQIKDIKNTIHNLDKNYDKSYSFDEFLKANNLNHLKNQAKLSNPNLSIYKNFNPEYLKLKKDYDEVLFNFTNKSNFKYSMKIQDNILYFYLQEQEILKIIDFDKTLKTYQKNSQLDYELYNSSTITFIPLMFNIDARGNVTKFKTHIFIKNTK